DNA sequence from the Manihot esculenta cultivar AM560-2 chromosome 11, M.esculenta_v8, whole genome shotgun sequence genome:
tgtaaaaaataaatgacaCCTTCTTCGGTAAAGAAAGCTCTATTCCATGCTAAGCTTTTGCGCAGGTTGTATCCTCCAccctttttcttcctcttcatTTGCTGCGGCTCAAGGCTGAGTTTAGGCGGTTCTGGTTTGTTCAGATTAACATTTTCCTTGTTCATATTATTGTCTCTACTATCTTCACAAGATGAAGAGCTTGGTATACACGTATCGTCTGTTCCCTTTCTACTCTCTGCAACAGAATAGGAGACTTAGTGCCAATTTCTATGTCATTAAGGATACTTTCACCGCCATTAGAATCTTATCTGCCAATTATCCTTCCACCTATGAAACATAAATCCTATACTttcaaacataaccataaaatcCCACAAATCAAACAATGATACCCAAAATCTAATTCTTCATGAACCATTTAAAAATAGTCACTAATTATTTGTTTAACGGAAATAGAAATTACTAATGCGAAATGAACCAGCAAAACAAATTAAACCATAGAAAATAAAGGAAGTAAAAAACCCTAAACAGAGTGTTTGAAATGAAATGCAGATAAAGAAATAGAACAAcaatagaaaattatttaaaaactaGAAGGGCTAACCGACTGGAGAGGCGAGAAGTTGAGACGGAGGATGGAGAGAGCAGGTGGATCTAGGGATTGGGAGAAGAGGAGAGCAAGAGAAATAGGAGTTGTCGGTAGCGGCGGCGGCGTCGGGAGAGATGTGTTGAATAGAGAGCAGCGAGTCGTCTTCCCCTGAAATCTCAATGAGAGAAAGATCCGTCTCCATTTTTGGGGTCTCTGCAAGAGTAATCAATGGATGCAGCAGCAGCAGAGTCTAGTATCAGATTTGTCTGTCAAGTGTTAACTTAGAGTAGCTTTTTGAATTTGTATTGACGAGCGGGAACTGCGTTAAAACGTTACAGTGTTGACGATCACGTGAAggggaaattataaaaataccatCCTGCTATGCTATTCCATATATAGAGATGCggacaaattaattaaaaaaatataaataaatatcacTACAtctcataaaatttattttatttatattttaaaatttataacatttttattatattttagtaataaaataaataataaaatctatataCTTATTATCATTTCACATATCAACCCTAATATAtgcatataatttattaaatatttaaaatataccaGTTATAATTAGCAATTAACCAccgataataatttaatttcaaaaaggagattaagaataattaataaataaatataattattaaatttataaaataaatatcttaaaattatatataaaaaattataaatataaataaataaatatttttttaaataaaaaattagggtGCGAAATTCGAATCTCTTTATTTTCTAAATGAGTAATACGCATTTAGTATTATGCAAATAAATATCTTAAATTTATAGACATATATAATCTGGAGGGAGTTTTATGTTTATATCTActaaattttccaaaagaaactgaaaaaaaagagggtaatttaacatttttttcaaattttagttaagctttgaaaatattatttttctttataacaAAAAATCTATTTTGTATCtgtctataattaaaattacacaaTAATTTTGTATAACTAAAATTGAtatattactttaaaaatatttatttaataataagaaattaattatattagtacaaaataaataataatacatatttaataattttgaaagtaaaataaaatttatatatatttcataacaatttacttttaataatgaattaatattattactaattttaaattaaaaaaaaatattttgttgttataagtaaacttatttttcatattttcaattgttttctaaaaaaaaaaagattaaagctatcattttttaataaataaaaaataaaaaattgtttttcATAAAACAGATATTAATCCTCACCTATTCCTCTTatgaaactatatatatatataaaagctgCTAAAAAATGAGAAAACATATTGCTCTACTCCATAACATTAAGCAAAAGTCACTGAAAAATTCAGGCAAGCTCAACGAGAAGATCTAATAAAATATTGGAGGCTCCAAAACTCGGAGTAAATTATATATAGGAGCCTTCATTATCCACAGATTGGAGGTGGACTGCAAAATTTCACAAGAATTTTAAGTGCTGAACTACCTTGCTGAATTAATTGCAGAACAAAATTATGAACCTCTGAAACtaaaaaaacatgcaaaggccATTATCTTACTCTACAATCGCCCTTTTGCCATGAAATCATAGTATCGAAGCGATATACCATGATAGATATGATTGTAGAAATTCTTTTAGCTCATAACAGTAACTTAGTAAAGCActgaaaatttcaaaaatatatactGCATAGAACCAAAATTTGCTTAATATAACTTGCAAACTCTAGCTAATATTGCAACCCTCTTCAGAAGAAGGCTCAGCATCTGAAAGCCCCAAAACAAACGCCTCTCCCTCATCTTCGTCACTCTCGATATCAGCTCTACTGTATCTCCTTTCTATATACGCCAATGTTTGCCGCCTTTGCAGGCGCAGAACATGCATGATAACATCTGGGGTAAGAGTTACCCGTGAATGGTGTTCTCTGCCCTGCTTATTTGATTCCATAATCTGGTGATAAATGATAAACACAAGTTAAAGACACAAGCAAATTAAAGCTTAAACACAAGTTAAAGACACAAGCAAATTAAAGCTTAAACCCACCATACGAAACATGAAAaatcaagccaccatgcagCTCAAAATGTACCTTTTCTACATTTTCAGGAAGTGGAGGAGTTTCACTCGCCATGGGAACCCAAAGCTTCACACTCTTTTCTATTCCACAAGTAGCAAACATGGAAATATGTGGATGGGGCTCAAGTTGATTTACTATATGTCGATCACCAGACATTAAGCGCACAAGCTTACCACCTTTTTTCCTCCAGATAAATATATGGCCACAATCAGACCCACTCAATATATACTCATCATTAGGGCCAAAGAAGTTCACTCCCTTAACAGTCTGTGAATTTCTGTGACCTAAGTAAACTTGAGGCTCCTCAAGTTTCTTCAAATATTCAGGGCTTATGCACAATGGGTGAGGTCCCATTCCCATGTTCTTCTGAAACAGATAAATTAGTTCATCATTGTAAGAGACAAGCAATTCACTTGTGGTAGAGTAAGCCAACCCTGTGATATGCACATTTTTAGACTCTATCAGGTGATGGGGGCAGAATGTGTTCACAGGTGTATCAGAATTCATTTTTGCATCTAATCTGCATTTTCTTATATCATAGACACGTGCAAATTCATCGGAACCTCCTAGAGCAAAGTAATTGGGGTTTCTTGGGTCAATTACAATGGCATTCAATCTTATACTGTTAGAAGGCCGTTTGCTATTTTCTGAGAATGAGGAGCAAAAGAAAAGCTTTGTGGCAGACCTGCTGCGCAGATCAAACTGCAAAAAATAAAAGGCATAATCAACTGCTTCTGGACTAAAACAAACAAATGAAAGAACTATCAAGGAGACaaaaaaacattaagttaaccAACATGTTGCACAAAACCATCTTCACCACAGCTATAAAGTATATGGGGACTTCCTGGCTCCACAGCAAGCTTGTAAACACGCCCTTGGTGCCTCCCCAACCCCGTTGTATCAACTTGGCCGTTCTCCAAGACCTGGGCGAGCCTGACCTGCAAGGGCAACAAAGAAATGATATATACAAACATAAGGCAATTTATGAGTAAGCCTGTGATTAATTTCAAGTTGCAAGAGAGAAGGCAGTGACAAGAAGATGGAGATATTGAAACAATTACAGATAGCTCAAATTTTAGCGTCCTTCCTAAACAATTTCTGTGAGCCTTAACCGTAAGGTAGTTTCTTAGTGACTAAAAGGTTACAGTTTATACAATAGCAGGGAAAAAGCCACAAGGAAAACCTCCTAAAACCTACTCCAAAGAGGTAAAATAGAATATCACGGATCCCTTCCCCCTTGTTAAGAGTCCCAAGTTCGAACTCTGGTATAGAGTTGCTCCCTTGCGGCTTGCCCGGTGTCAATGTGTTTCAGATATAGGATGGTATATACCAAAAAAGAAAACCTCCCAGAACCTGGCAAAGCTAGGAACTTCGCGCACTGCTAAGGTCTTGAAGGCAAAAATAAATGACAATCAATTAGTTGTATTGAGTGTACTCCAGAACTTCAAGGTTCAAGTTTTCTTCTTAGTGGGATCCGAATCcacaaataataataagtataaTGACGATGAcgataatgatgatgatgatcatGAAAAGGATGATTGTGGTCAGATGATTACTGCACACGGTAACAGGAGAAAGAACATTCACCTGGCCATCAGCTGAAGAAGTAACTATTCTCCGATCATCAGTGAATGGCATGATTCGAGTCTGAAAAATGTTATCAGAGTGGCCAGAAGGAAATGAAAGCCTTCTACTTTTAGTTGCCCAATCCCAAAACATAACATGTGTGTCATCGGAACCTGACACAAGAAGATCGCCGGTAGAGTTAAATTCTACTGAATTTACACAACCCACATGACCAATTAGCTTCCCGTAAAGGTCGATTTGCTTCACAACTACCTGCATACCGCAGGAAGGAAAAATTCAACTTTGAAAATGAAATTAGAGCACAGATTCAAACAATTACATCGACAATAATCAGACCCAGAATTTGAGTTCATCACTTATATAAGCATAAATAGGcatgattttgatataattttatcaGATTTAACAACAAAAAATCGTGAACCAACAAGTTAAGTTATAGGGGTTTATCATTTAAATGCCAAGGAAATGGGAAattaagcaaataaataaacctCAGAAGCAGAGAATCGACGAGTGAAGGTCGGAGAAAATCCCAGTTCTCTCTTACAAATCTCTGAGAAGCCATATCTAGTTCTCTTGGGAACTTCCATCAAGCAgagtctttttttcttcttcttcttcttttgaagGAGAGAGAAGAAAATTGTGGCCTTCAGAAAAAGAGGGAAACAGAGGAATTGGATTAACACGTAAGCAGGGCTTctttaaaaaacatattatctCAATTATTTCTTAGTTTTATCAACATGTTTTTAAGGGTCGCAAATACAGCCggataaaaatatcaattttataatttaaattccatttatttgtaaaaaaaaataatttatagttaaaaaataaataaataatagaaaaaattactttgtagtccctgaggtttaacgtaattaacacttctgtccctctattttggcgacccaacacttaagtcccttacttttctttctgtccaaattcgtagtctttTCGTCTAAAATAGCCATTTggaacacgtgaattgacaaaattaacccttcttcttcttcatctgcttcttcttcttcttcttcttcttcttcttcctaccatttctgcaactttttcttcttcttcttcttctttcttcttcttcttcttcttcttcttcctaccatttctgcaacttttttttcttcttcttcttcttcttcttcttcttcttcttcttcttcttcttcttcttcttcttcttcttcttcttcttcctaccatttctgtaactttttcttcttcttctt
Encoded proteins:
- the LOC110626928 gene encoding DDB1- and CUL4-associated factor 8, whose protein sequence is MEVPKRTRYGFSEICKRELGFSPTFTRRFSASEVVVKQIDLYGKLIGHVGCVNSVEFNSTGDLLVSGSDDTHVMFWDWATKSRRLSFPSGHSDNIFQTRIMPFTDDRRIVTSSADGQVRLAQVLENGQVDTTGLGRHQGRVYKLAVEPGSPHILYSCGEDGFVQHFDLRSRSATKLFFCSSFSENSKRPSNSIRLNAIVIDPRNPNYFALGGSDEFARVYDIRKCRLDAKMNSDTPVNTFCPHHLIESKNVHITGLAYSTTSELLVSYNDELIYLFQKNMGMGPHPLCISPEYLKKLEEPQVYLGHRNSQTVKGVNFFGPNDEYILSGSDCGHIFIWRKKGGKLVRLMSGDRHIVNQLEPHPHISMFATCGIEKSVKLWVPMASETPPLPENVEKIMESNKQGREHHSRVTLTPDVIMHVLRLQRRQTLAYIERRYSRADIESDEDEGEAFVLGLSDAEPSSEEGCNIS